The proteins below are encoded in one region of Reichenbachiella sp. 5M10:
- a CDS encoding RNA-binding domain-containing protein, which yields MKPRFRKLFLNLSLLIVVVVGSLLGFVMVSVQEARTELAKEAIQQLSERSLEHFTAFYTPIEHIAAVLKDWGKEEILLIDEPKRLSAQLIPLLRENPALSGLSIADQHGYSYYVYQEQNSWVFRYHLIDQNEFKWIRLDSAGQEVDTWQDTLSYDPRTRLWFEEGLKHLHRKKPIWTEAYSFHHTQRWGVSGVVSWTDSEGDTVVAAVDIPLQELFTTISKFGENQKSEVFLFNDQEEVFDPERAPQFFVASSELDEYFQKVLGAWNDSIDYQSQSFDWSGSKYWVGLQPLHITQHSIWLASFSKEDNFFSVLESNFPTVGSVSALIILLGIMGAYALVYRARPKNRTIELDMQNFEASAKAFIAKGEGSQIEFKSTVRMNLHSNNPGKEIELAWLKGVVAFLNSQGGVLFMGVNDEGEVIGLSADRFPSVDKCLLHVKNLIKEHIGPSYFQFIDFGMKPIDGQEVVYVQVRPASAAAYLKPKVGEEVFYIRSGPASEKLPVSKVVEYLRRRKMVKL from the coding sequence AATTGTTTTTGAATCTCTCGCTACTGATCGTGGTAGTGGTGGGTTCGTTGTTGGGATTTGTGATGGTATCGGTGCAGGAGGCCCGTACAGAGCTGGCCAAGGAAGCGATCCAGCAACTTTCTGAACGTTCGTTGGAGCACTTTACGGCATTTTATACACCGATCGAGCACATCGCGGCTGTGCTCAAAGATTGGGGCAAGGAGGAGATATTGTTGATCGACGAGCCCAAGCGGCTCAGTGCACAGCTGATCCCGCTGCTGCGGGAGAATCCAGCGCTCTCCGGTCTCTCGATTGCCGACCAACACGGCTACTCCTACTATGTGTATCAGGAGCAGAATTCATGGGTGTTTCGCTACCATCTCATCGATCAAAACGAGTTCAAGTGGATACGTCTCGATAGTGCAGGGCAGGAAGTCGATACTTGGCAAGATACGCTCTCATACGATCCGCGTACACGCCTGTGGTTCGAAGAGGGACTCAAGCACTTGCATCGCAAGAAGCCGATCTGGACGGAGGCCTATTCTTTTCATCATACACAGCGGTGGGGAGTGAGTGGTGTGGTCAGTTGGACCGATAGCGAAGGAGATACAGTAGTCGCCGCGGTGGATATTCCTTTGCAGGAGTTGTTTACGACGATCTCCAAATTTGGCGAAAACCAAAAGTCCGAAGTCTTCTTGTTCAATGACCAAGAAGAGGTTTTTGATCCGGAGCGTGCTCCACAGTTTTTCGTGGCGAGCAGCGAACTGGATGAGTATTTTCAAAAGGTGTTGGGCGCATGGAATGACTCTATTGACTACCAAAGTCAGTCCTTTGATTGGTCTGGGTCCAAGTATTGGGTAGGGCTTCAGCCTTTGCACATCACACAGCATAGCATCTGGCTGGCCTCTTTTTCCAAAGAGGACAACTTCTTTTCGGTATTGGAGAGTAATTTTCCGACCGTAGGATCGGTCTCTGCTTTGATCATCTTGCTGGGTATCATGGGAGCCTATGCGCTGGTGTACCGGGCTCGTCCGAAGAATCGAACCATCGAATTGGACATGCAAAATTTCGAAGCAAGTGCCAAGGCTTTCATCGCCAAAGGGGAAGGGTCGCAAATAGAGTTTAAAAGTACAGTGCGAATGAACCTGCACTCCAATAACCCAGGCAAAGAAATCGAATTGGCTTGGCTCAAAGGCGTGGTGGCATTTCTCAATAGCCAAGGCGGAGTGTTGTTTATGGGAGTCAACGATGAGGGAGAGGTGATCGGTTTGTCAGCGGATAGATTCCCCAGTGTGGACAAATGTTTGCTGCATGTCAAGAACCTGATCAAAGAGCACATTGGACCGAGTTACTTCCAATTTATTGATTTTGGCATGAAACCTATCGATGGGCAGGAGGTGGTCTATGTGCAGGTGCGACCTGCGAGTGCAGCGGCCTATTTGAAACCCAAGGTGGGAGAAGAGGTATTTTACATTCGAA